Proteins found in one Aneurinibacillus uraniidurans genomic segment:
- a CDS encoding sigma-70 family RNA polymerase sigma factor: MDEKKWTCFFAEVEPLVDRITARYAPGFWREEAKQVARIACWQQVHRYDAGRGAKLSTFLFVIIRRALADFYEREALWRSRHVFPGSGDEEEVNWEETLVAVEEPMDEALVWESWMGLVSEAEAACLTLHIRDGLSLKEVAVRLGMTYEAVKKQKQRALARLRTRSQFPVPSSFVAKEI; this comes from the coding sequence ATGGATGAGAAGAAATGGACATGTTTTTTTGCAGAGGTAGAACCGCTTGTCGATCGAATAACAGCGCGGTATGCACCTGGTTTCTGGCGGGAAGAGGCGAAGCAGGTAGCTCGTATTGCCTGCTGGCAGCAGGTACATCGGTATGATGCGGGGCGTGGGGCGAAGTTATCTACCTTTTTGTTTGTGATTATAAGGCGTGCGCTGGCTGATTTTTATGAGCGGGAAGCGTTGTGGCGCAGTCGTCATGTGTTTCCGGGGTCCGGGGATGAGGAGGAAGTGAACTGGGAGGAAACACTGGTAGCTGTAGAAGAGCCGATGGACGAAGCACTCGTCTGGGAGAGCTGGATGGGGCTTGTATCAGAAGCGGAAGCTGCCTGCTTAACCCTTCACATTCGGGATGGATTGTCGCTGAAGGAGGTGGCTGTGCGCCTTGGGATGACGTATGAGGCGGTTAAAAAGCAGAAGCAGCGTGCGCTAGCACGGTTGCGTACTCGTTCCCAATTTCCTGTCCCTTCTTCTTTCGTAGCAAAAGAGATATAA
- a CDS encoding competence protein ComK, producing MFEMVDLKRAVERFAREGHVFYPDQAEGIGEVTVLCMGEEKVYVPCTTTQFRRKLSREFFKDERLLRDFAYETLGKRKHPPFVLHESLVLVPFWYPCFDNPAHRTLYACLSSIRLYATHEEQRLSCIVMFKDRHTITLPYSIGTVKQQMRCAEHLLMKYKLKGRASY from the coding sequence ATGTTTGAAATGGTCGACTTGAAACGAGCCGTGGAAAGGTTTGCGCGGGAGGGTCATGTGTTCTATCCAGATCAGGCAGAGGGGATCGGCGAGGTAACGGTTCTTTGTATGGGGGAAGAGAAGGTGTATGTTCCGTGTACGACGACACAGTTCCGCCGGAAGCTGAGCCGGGAGTTCTTCAAGGATGAGCGCTTGCTGCGTGATTTCGCATATGAGACGCTTGGGAAGCGTAAGCATCCTCCGTTCGTGCTGCATGAAAGTCTGGTGCTAGTCCCATTCTGGTACCCGTGTTTTGATAATCCTGCGCATCGTACGTTGTACGCATGTCTTTCCTCGATTAGATTGTACGCAACCCATGAAGAGCAGCGGCTAAGTTGTATAGTGATGTTCAAAGATCGGCATACCATTACTCTTCCGTATTCGATTGGAACGGTGAAGCAGCAGATGCGCTGTGCCGAGCACTTGCTGATGAAGTACAAATTGAAAGGTAGAGCCTCGTATTGA
- a CDS encoding MarR family winged helix-turn-helix transcriptional regulator, giving the protein MRNASREIHLLLRQINQRFFELVARELCEVGITAPQLIVLRCFKGGKRLRMSDLSKQVGLSNSTVCGIVDRLEERGYVRRSRDEEDRRVVWVQAQPKAAELKEHVPILQDEYSEFFLSGMTEEDTERLIHTLTLFSNHLLEKLEHKK; this is encoded by the coding sequence ATGAGAAATGCATCCCGGGAGATTCATCTACTGCTGCGCCAGATTAACCAGCGTTTCTTTGAACTCGTCGCCCGTGAACTCTGCGAAGTCGGCATCACAGCTCCGCAGCTAATCGTCCTGCGCTGCTTCAAAGGCGGAAAACGTCTGCGGATGTCGGATCTCAGTAAGCAGGTAGGCCTATCGAACAGCACCGTCTGTGGAATCGTTGACCGACTTGAAGAAAGGGGATACGTCCGTCGTTCCCGTGATGAAGAAGATCGCCGTGTCGTCTGGGTACAGGCGCAGCCGAAAGCAGCGGAGCTAAAAGAACATGTTCCGATTTTACAGGATGAATACAGCGAATTTTTTCTCTCTGGGATGACAGAAGAAGATACGGAACGTTTAATTCACACGCTCACACTATTTTCTAATCATTTACTAGAAAAGCTCGAACATAAAAAATAG
- a CDS encoding efflux RND transporter periplasmic adaptor subunit, with the protein MRAAVQMVALSALVAATAGCSTNAKEASQQMTVVPVKTVNAQQGMIGTGKVYTGSVMPLQTVKVVPKTAGKIEQMAVDVGTPVKQGQVLFKLEDKDLRNTLEKANAAVAAAEAGVDSARAAQESGVVQATSGVVQSKNGMIQAKNGMVQAQGAITQAQSGLEQAQNAVTDAQNGLKKAKQSLTDATTQLNRTKQLYESGAASKAQLEQAQTALVTAQTGYSSAEIARKGAAERLSAAKKSLDVAQKSYANASATYANSTSGYSNAQRQVGVASGTAGIKASEQSVRQAQVAASIAADALNDATVTSPIDGIVAVKNNEIGELVSPQSPNPVLVVTNLNTVNVLFYASSADLANLHPGMKMNVKVDAMKVSAIGTVKSVSPVDEKGKGYPVQVSVPNPGLKLRAGLVTELTAIADGAKQGVVVPSSALVKEQNKAYVYVVNGDRAKRKEVQIGEEKSGNALITGGLNANDAVITDNVVLLSDNAKIQVQQ; encoded by the coding sequence ATGAGAGCAGCGGTACAGATGGTGGCGCTAAGCGCACTTGTAGCAGCAACAGCGGGATGCAGCACGAATGCAAAGGAAGCATCGCAGCAGATGACAGTCGTTCCGGTGAAAACGGTGAATGCGCAACAAGGAATGATCGGAACGGGTAAAGTGTATACAGGAAGCGTTATGCCTTTGCAAACAGTAAAGGTAGTACCGAAGACAGCGGGGAAAATTGAGCAAATGGCTGTCGATGTCGGTACACCCGTGAAGCAAGGCCAGGTGTTGTTTAAACTCGAAGATAAAGATCTGCGCAATACTCTAGAGAAAGCAAATGCGGCGGTAGCAGCAGCGGAAGCGGGTGTGGATTCAGCACGAGCGGCGCAGGAATCGGGTGTCGTTCAGGCGACAAGCGGCGTGGTTCAATCGAAGAATGGCATGATTCAGGCGAAGAACGGCATGGTGCAGGCACAAGGTGCGATCACACAGGCACAGAGCGGTTTGGAGCAAGCGCAGAATGCAGTGACAGATGCACAGAATGGGCTGAAAAAAGCGAAGCAAAGCCTGACGGATGCAACGACGCAGCTGAATCGTACAAAGCAGCTGTATGAGAGTGGTGCGGCATCGAAAGCACAGCTGGAGCAGGCACAGACAGCGCTTGTGACGGCACAAACAGGCTATAGCAGTGCAGAAATCGCACGCAAGGGAGCGGCAGAACGACTGAGTGCGGCGAAGAAAAGTTTGGATGTAGCACAGAAATCATATGCGAATGCAAGTGCTACATATGCGAACTCGACAAGCGGTTATAGCAATGCCCAAAGACAAGTAGGGGTAGCAAGCGGCACAGCAGGTATTAAGGCGAGCGAGCAGTCGGTTCGTCAGGCGCAAGTAGCGGCGTCCATCGCGGCTGATGCGCTTAATGATGCGACTGTTACGTCTCCGATTGATGGGATTGTAGCTGTGAAGAACAATGAAATAGGCGAGCTTGTGTCGCCACAGTCACCGAATCCAGTGCTTGTGGTAACGAACTTGAATACGGTGAATGTGCTGTTCTATGCATCGAGCGCGGATCTAGCGAATCTTCACCCGGGTATGAAGATGAATGTGAAAGTGGATGCCATGAAGGTCTCTGCGATCGGAACGGTGAAGAGTGTGAGTCCGGTTGATGAGAAGGGGAAAGGCTATCCGGTTCAGGTGAGTGTGCCAAATCCAGGGCTGAAGCTGCGTGCCGGTCTGGTCACTGAGCTAACGGCGATCGCAGATGGCGCGAAGCAAGGCGTAGTTGTTCCGTCTTCGGCACTGGTGAAAGAGCAGAACAAAGCATACGTGTATGTGGTGAACGGCGATCGTGCGAAACGCAAAGAGGTACAGATCGGAGAAGAGAAATCCGGTAATGCTTTAATTACGGGCGGATTGAATGCAAACGATGCAGTCATTACGGATAACGTGGTGCTGCTATCGGATAATGCGAAAATACAGGTACAGCAATAA
- a CDS encoding HlyD family secretion protein, with product MKRKAVLTILLALMVVSGGGIGYYYWYQGAHYVKTEDARIQGDQYRIMPQITGEITRIPVEEGQVVQQNQEIAEQDTSNIDASMIDKTILRAPISGTVTKIFNKEHEIGSPSQPVALMVDTHALYVSANIEETYITRVKAGQPVEVTIDTLGGKKLMGKVRKVGTASNSTFSLVPAVNTSGNFNKVTQRIPIEIAIQQPSDVQLIPGTNVEVKIRVS from the coding sequence ATGAAACGAAAAGCAGTCCTTACGATTCTGCTTGCGCTTATGGTTGTCAGCGGCGGCGGAATTGGTTATTACTACTGGTACCAGGGAGCGCACTATGTGAAGACAGAAGATGCGCGTATTCAGGGCGATCAGTATCGAATTATGCCGCAAATTACCGGGGAAATAACGCGAATTCCTGTCGAAGAAGGGCAGGTTGTGCAGCAAAATCAGGAAATCGCGGAGCAGGATACGTCCAATATCGATGCCAGCATGATTGATAAAACCATTCTCCGTGCGCCGATTTCCGGAACGGTAACGAAAATATTTAATAAAGAACATGAGATTGGCTCACCAAGTCAGCCGGTTGCGCTGATGGTCGATACACACGCGTTATACGTGTCGGCTAATATCGAGGAAACATACATTACCCGTGTGAAAGCAGGCCAGCCAGTTGAGGTAACGATTGATACGCTCGGTGGCAAGAAGCTGATGGGAAAAGTGCGCAAGGTGGGTACGGCATCGAATTCTACGTTCTCGCTCGTACCGGCTGTGAATACAAGTGGGAACTTCAATAAAGTCACACAGCGGATTCCGATTGAAATCGCGATTCAACAACCATCTGATGTTCAGTTAATTCCGGGGACGAACGTAGAAGTCAAAATTCGCGTGTCGTAG
- a CDS encoding copper amine oxidase N-terminal domain-containing protein: MLVRYRQLVSGIIIGAVTATCVSVFGASVDLPIINEVIKFEFNEKQKELPEGYSVLQYQGHTYVPARFIAEELGAKVDWDENKKTVKITKSTIQPPVDSGVQYEKIPVTYTKDGIRIEIYSMVLEKNRTMFYLNVKNTLEQPIQLQQSKVSLVTEGNEKYTSDKVDTNILFPKDMTWYNDVLKDELKSGFILLPPLKNEEKKGIVHLEFIENDGSGKSFSFDIPITW; the protein is encoded by the coding sequence TTGTTGGTTAGATATAGACAGTTAGTTAGCGGAATTATTATTGGAGCTGTTACGGCAACGTGTGTAAGTGTTTTTGGGGCATCTGTTGACCTCCCTATAATTAACGAAGTGATTAAATTCGAGTTCAATGAGAAACAAAAAGAACTTCCAGAGGGATATAGCGTACTACAATACCAGGGCCATACATATGTACCAGCAAGGTTTATAGCAGAGGAATTAGGGGCGAAAGTAGATTGGGATGAAAATAAAAAAACTGTGAAAATAACAAAATCAACGATTCAACCACCTGTAGATTCTGGGGTTCAATATGAAAAAATTCCAGTTACGTATACGAAAGACGGCATCAGGATAGAGATATATAGTATGGTATTAGAAAAAAACCGTACAATGTTTTATTTAAACGTAAAAAATACACTTGAACAACCTATACAATTGCAGCAAAGCAAAGTATCTCTAGTGACTGAAGGGAATGAAAAGTACACGTCCGACAAAGTAGATACAAATATTTTATTTCCAAAAGATATGACATGGTATAATGACGTCTTAAAAGATGAATTGAAGTCAGGATTTATTTTACTTCCTCCTTTAAAAAATGAAGAGAAAAAAGGGATCGTACACCTTGAGTTTATTGAAAATGACGGAAGTGGAAAAAGTTTCTCGTTTGATATTCCTATTACTTGGTGA
- a CDS encoding DHA2 family efflux MFS transporter permease subunit, protein MAAATVSAPPKESAGSPWLALLAIIAGAFVAILNNSLINVALPKLVNVFGSTTERIQWVLTGYMLASGVIIPISGFMGDKLGYKKFMIIALGVFTGGTALCAVAWSDTSLIIARVIAGLGGGVIMPLSMTLVYKIMPREQIGTALGLWGISAMVAPAVGPTLSGYLIEWFNWRFLFIITIPVALFAILMTWVLLKETERQENMQFDWSGFILTSLSAGTLLYALSNGKTAGWTSFEIIALFFISFWSLVFLIYVETGKDNPLINLSLLKNFRYTLSIITGSLVMIGMYGGVFLTPLFLQNIQGVSPIDTGILLMPQAIAMAIMMPISGKLFDKVGVVPIGLVGIALTSVMSYELHRLTAVTSHEWLNLILTIRGIGIGLCMMPLSTVGMNAIAATAPQEMGNASSLSNLIRQVAASFGIAVLTTIMQNRASLHFDHMRELVTLDAASTVQAYYGTSGISTLAGMMQLDATARAIGDTFLVSSIPLFISIPLVLLFIQRKKAAPPQPEIGKEREEA, encoded by the coding sequence ATGGCAGCAGCAACAGTAAGTGCTCCTCCTAAAGAGTCAGCCGGGTCTCCCTGGCTGGCGCTGCTGGCGATTATTGCCGGGGCGTTCGTCGCAATTCTGAACAATAGTCTCATTAACGTCGCGCTTCCGAAGCTGGTGAATGTATTCGGCTCGACAACGGAACGGATTCAGTGGGTTCTGACCGGGTACATGCTTGCATCAGGGGTCATTATTCCGATTAGCGGCTTTATGGGAGATAAGTTAGGCTATAAGAAATTTATGATTATCGCACTCGGGGTGTTTACGGGCGGTACGGCGCTTTGTGCAGTGGCATGGAGTGATACGTCACTCATTATCGCGCGGGTTATTGCCGGACTGGGTGGCGGGGTAATTATGCCCCTCAGTATGACATTGGTGTATAAGATTATGCCGCGTGAACAGATCGGTACGGCACTCGGTCTCTGGGGGATCTCCGCGATGGTAGCGCCTGCGGTCGGTCCGACGTTGAGCGGGTATTTGATTGAATGGTTTAATTGGCGATTTTTGTTTATTATTACTATTCCCGTCGCTTTGTTTGCGATTTTGATGACGTGGGTGCTTTTGAAGGAGACAGAGCGTCAGGAAAATATGCAGTTTGACTGGAGCGGATTTATTCTAACATCCTTATCAGCAGGTACATTGCTGTATGCACTGAGTAACGGGAAGACAGCAGGCTGGACATCATTTGAGATTATCGCCTTATTTTTTATTTCATTCTGGTCGCTTGTGTTTCTTATCTATGTGGAGACAGGCAAAGACAACCCGCTCATTAATTTAAGCTTGCTTAAGAATTTTCGTTATACGTTGAGCATTATTACGGGGAGTCTTGTGATGATCGGCATGTATGGCGGGGTATTTCTTACACCGCTATTCTTGCAGAACATTCAGGGGGTGTCGCCGATTGATACGGGGATTCTCCTGATGCCGCAGGCGATTGCGATGGCGATTATGATGCCGATCTCTGGTAAGCTGTTCGATAAGGTTGGGGTTGTGCCGATTGGGCTTGTGGGCATTGCGCTCACGAGTGTCATGTCGTATGAGCTACATCGGTTGACGGCAGTGACCTCACATGAATGGTTGAATCTGATTTTGACGATTCGAGGCATTGGAATCGGGCTTTGTATGATGCCGCTCTCCACAGTGGGGATGAATGCGATTGCGGCGACGGCACCGCAGGAGATGGGGAATGCGTCTTCTTTATCCAATCTTATCCGTCAGGTAGCGGCGTCGTTCGGGATTGCGGTGCTGACGACGATTATGCAGAATCGTGCGTCTCTGCATTTTGATCATATGCGTGAGTTGGTTACACTCGATGCAGCCTCAACCGTACAGGCTTATTACGGAACAAGCGGGATTAGTACGTTAGCAGGAATGATGCAGCTCGATGCGACAGCGCGGGCGATAGGAGATACGTTCCTTGTCTCGTCCATTCCATTATTTATTTCGATTCCGCTTGTATTGTTATTCATTCAAAGAAAGAAAGCGGCACCGCCGCAACCAGAAATCGGGAAAGAAAGGGAAGAAGCATGA